One genomic window of Xanthobacter dioxanivorans includes the following:
- a CDS encoding lipopolysaccharide biosynthesis protein: MFEAVMANRTSRLGAIYAKISRTLSVIRLRPFDKSTEEGRSKERMRRAALTALAGAVAKLTSVSTGLISVPLTIHYLGTERYGLWMLITSLSMLLSFADLGMGNGILNAIAHANGKDDTQAMRAIISSGYLILGSIAAAMLIALVLAYPYIPWASAFNVHSAQAQAEAGPAAAVFLTCLALAIPIGVVQRVQIGLQQGFGNGIWQCAGSLLGLIGILIVISYEGGLPWLVFPLAGLPLVASLANTVVLFGFWRPDLRPSLLLASRGSMKTIARVGVMFVALQVISAFFVHSDNLIIAQLLGAGAVATYAVPVQLFGVVGALLAMALQPLWPAYGEAISRGDRPWIKNIVIRSLKISVACAFALSAILVLGGQEITALWTRGAISPPFLLLLGLGFWKVAEAGGVAASMYFYGANALKFLVITTLTTGIFAFGMKLVLIPEIGVAGAVWGTVIAYLLCYCIPAGIFLRRRLAGS; encoded by the coding sequence ATGTTCGAGGCAGTGATGGCCAACCGCACATCCAGGCTCGGGGCGATTTACGCTAAGATCAGTCGCACGCTGTCGGTCATCCGGCTTCGACCCTTCGACAAATCGACGGAAGAGGGACGCTCGAAGGAGCGGATGCGCCGGGCGGCGCTTACAGCACTCGCCGGGGCTGTGGCGAAGCTCACATCAGTCTCGACTGGGCTGATCTCCGTGCCGCTCACAATCCATTATCTCGGCACTGAGCGGTACGGGCTCTGGATGCTCATCACATCCCTGTCGATGCTGCTGTCCTTCGCCGATCTCGGGATGGGAAACGGCATCCTCAATGCAATCGCTCATGCAAATGGGAAAGATGACACGCAGGCGATGCGCGCGATCATCTCCAGCGGCTACCTCATCCTCGGCAGCATCGCCGCCGCCATGTTGATCGCCCTCGTGCTCGCATACCCTTATATTCCGTGGGCGAGCGCCTTCAATGTCCATAGTGCTCAAGCGCAGGCCGAGGCCGGTCCAGCAGCCGCGGTTTTCCTCACCTGCCTTGCCCTCGCCATTCCGATCGGTGTGGTGCAGCGGGTGCAGATCGGCCTTCAGCAGGGGTTCGGAAACGGCATCTGGCAGTGCGCTGGTAGCCTGCTGGGCCTTATCGGCATCCTTATCGTCATCTCCTACGAAGGTGGGCTTCCGTGGCTCGTCTTCCCCCTCGCAGGCCTGCCGCTGGTCGCCTCGTTAGCCAATACCGTTGTCCTGTTCGGTTTCTGGCGCCCCGATCTCAGGCCGAGCCTCCTGCTCGCCTCGCGCGGGAGCATGAAGACCATTGCGCGCGTTGGCGTTATGTTTGTCGCCCTGCAGGTCATCTCAGCCTTCTTCGTACATTCTGATAATCTGATCATTGCCCAGTTGCTCGGCGCAGGAGCAGTGGCGACCTACGCGGTGCCCGTCCAATTGTTCGGGGTTGTCGGCGCTCTGCTGGCCATGGCGCTCCAACCGCTGTGGCCCGCTTATGGAGAGGCCATCTCCCGCGGCGACCGGCCCTGGATCAAGAACATCGTCATCCGCTCCCTCAAGATCTCCGTCGCCTGCGCCTTCGCACTTTCGGCGATCCTGGTGCTGGGAGGGCAGGAAATCACAGCACTTTGGACGCGTGGCGCCATATCGCCTCCCTTCCTGCTGCTGCTCGGGCTCGGCTTCTGGAAGGTCGCCGAAGCCGGCGGGGTGGCGGCGTCCATGTACTTCTACGGCGCCAACGCGCTGAAGTTCCTGGTCATCACCACCCTCACCACAGGTATCTTCGCTTTCGGGATGAAGCTGGTGCTCATCCCGGAAATCGGAGTTGCAGGAGCAGTGTGGGGCACCGTGATTGCCTATTTGCTGTGTTACTGTATTCCGGCTGGCATCTTCTTGCGCCGACGCCTCGCGGGGTCGTGA
- a CDS encoding Rieske (2Fe-2S) protein: MSELFAVCATYEVDDGDARGFVLARLDETGARQRWPILITRKANTFYGFENACPHQGARLDGFPGEFMDEEGNFLTCSRHHAKFDLDTGQCFIGPCQGQALKSIKVVIDDGDVCLVDVELAEEDGLDIEDPNEVPEVLITGD; the protein is encoded by the coding sequence ATGAGTGAGCTTTTTGCTGTCTGCGCCACCTACGAAGTCGACGACGGGGACGCGCGCGGGTTCGTGCTTGCGCGGCTCGACGAGACCGGAGCCCGGCAGCGCTGGCCCATCCTCATTACGAGGAAGGCGAATACCTTCTACGGCTTCGAGAATGCCTGTCCGCACCAAGGTGCCCGCCTGGACGGCTTTCCCGGGGAGTTCATGGACGAGGAGGGCAACTTCCTCACCTGCTCCCGGCATCACGCCAAGTTCGATCTCGACACCGGGCAGTGCTTCATTGGCCCGTGCCAGGGTCAGGCTCTCAAGTCGATCAAGGTGGTGATCGATGACGGCGACGTGTGCCTGGTGGATGTGGAGTTGGCCGAGGAAGACGGGCTCGACATCGAGGACCCCAACGAGGTCCCGGAGGTGCTGATCACCGGCGACTGA